Proteins encoded by one window of Nicotiana tabacum cultivar K326 chromosome 10, ASM71507v2, whole genome shotgun sequence:
- the LOC107796190 gene encoding uncharacterized protein LOC107796190, whose product MAVILKNHSLLITFLFLCCLLPWRQIDGFKVPFHPKDILPFLPRQVSWPILNSLHSAVNLMPTFVGVASNNILEWKGACFYKNIAWLELHNKSQSQFGGGTLHIKVSNAHSWTCMDLYIFATPYRVTWDYYLLSREHTLEIEEWESQAELEYVKHKGISVFLMQAGMLGTLSALWDVLPLFTNTGWGENSNIGFLKKHMGTSFEKRPQPWVTNFTTDDIHSGDFLALSKIRGRWGGFETLEKWVSGAYAGHSAVCLRDSEGKLWVGESGNENDKGEDVIALLPWEEWWEFELTKDDSNPHIALLPLHPDLRAKFNETAAWEYAKSMDGQPYGYHNLIFSWIDTIDGNYPSPLDAHLVASVMTVWNQLQPAYASNMWNEALNKRLGTQNLSLPDVLVEVEKRGSSFAELLTIPEQDDWVYSDGKSTSCVAFILEMYKEAGLFGELASSIQVTEFTIKDAYSLKFFETNSSRLPKWCNADDSVKLPFCQIRGKYRMELPGYNSMDIYPYMNERCPSMPPKYYRPQGC is encoded by the exons ATGGCTGTTATTTTGAAGAATCACAGCCTATTAATCACTTTCTTATTCCTCTGCTGTTTATTGCCATGGCGGCAGATAGATGGGTTCAAAGTACCATTTCATCCAAAGGATATTCTGCCATTTTTACCAAGACAGGTCTCATGGCCCATCCTCAACTCTCTCCACAGTGCTGTGAACCTCATGCCCACTTTTGTTGGGGTTGCTTCAAATAATATACTGGAGTGGAAAGGTGCTTGCTTTTACAAGAATATTGCTTGGTTGGAGCTTCATAATAAGTCCCAAAGTCAATTTGGTGGAGGCACCCTTCATATTAAG GTGAGCAATGCACACAGTTGGACGTGTATGGATCTTTACATCTTTGCAACCCCATATCGCGTGACATGGGACTACTACTTATTGTCTCGTGAGCATACTCTTGAAATTGAAGAATGGGAGTCTCAAGCTGAGTTAGAATAT GTCAAACATAAAGGTATCTCAGTTTTCCTAATGCAAGCAGGAATGTTAGGAACCCTTTCAGCACTCTGGGATGTTCTCCCTTTGTTCACGAACACTGGATGGGGTGAGAACTCAAATATTGGTTTTCTAAAGAAACATATGGGCACTTCATTTGAAAAACGTCCACAGCCATGGGTCACCAACTTTACTACCGATGACATACATTCTGGGGATTTTCTTGCATTATCAAAAATTAGAGGTCGCTGGGGTGGTTTTGAGACTTTAGAGAAATGGGTATCAGGAGCTTATGCTGGCCATTCTGCTGTTTGCTTGAGAGACTCCGAAGGAAAACTATGGGTTGGCGAATCTGGAAATGAGAATGATAAG GGAGAAGACGTTATTGCTTTATTGCCATGGGAAGAGTGGTGGGAGTTTGAGCTGACAAAAGATGATTCCAATCCACATATTGCATTGCTCCCTTTGCACCCTGATCTCCGTGCAAAGTTTAATGAAACTGCTGCTTGGGAATATGCAAAAAGCATGGATGGCCAACCTTATGGTTACCACAACTTAATATTTAGCTGGATAGACACAATTGATGGAAATTACCCCTCACCCTTGGATGCTCATCTG GTTGCTTCTGTCATGACTGTTTGGAACCAATTACAGCCTGCGTATGCTTCTAACATGTGGAATGAAGCCTTGAACAAGCGACTCGGAACTCag AACCTTAGTCTTCCTGACGTTCTTGTGGAAGTTGAAAAGCGTGGATCCTCTTTTGCCGAATTGTTGACTATTCCTGAGCAGGATGATTGGGTTTATAGTGATGGAAAGTCAACGTCATGTGTTGCTTTCATTCTTGAAATGTACAAGGAAGCAGGATTATTTGGTGAACTTGCAAGCTCAATTCAGGTTACAGAATTCACG ATAAAAGATGCTTACTCTCTCAAGTTTTTCGAGACCAATTCAAGTCGGTTACCGAAGTGGTGCAATGCAGATGACAGTGTGAAGCTTCCTTTCTGTCAAATTCGAGGGAAGTACCGGATGGAACTACCTGGATACAATAGTATGGATATATACCCCTATATGAATGAAAGATGTCCATCGATGCCTCCGAAATATTACAGACCTCAAGGTTGTTGA
- the LOC107789806 gene encoding cytochrome P450 716B1-like: MNIILTIFLFLLPFFLLLVHRRRPSKRVPPGSLGLPIIGQSLGMLRAMRTNTAEKWLEERVQKYGPISKLNLFGKPTVFIYGQAANKFIFTSDGSVLSNQQTRSVKMILGERCLLELNGEDHKRVRDALVSFLKPDFLKRYVGKMEEEVRIHLETYWKGKQIVKVLPLMKTLTFDIICSLLFGLERGARRDQMVQYFQRMIEGMWSIPINLPFTRFNRSLKASKDGQKMLKQLIREKQYEFENNLASSHQDLITCLLSIRGENNQQLISENEIIHNVMLIMVAGHDTSSVLITFIVRLLAKNPNIHVAVLKEQEEIAQSKSPEESLTWEDLGKMKYTWRVAMETMRIFPPIFGGFRQTVKDIEYGGYLIPKGWQIFWVTAKTHLDSSIFQEPEKFDPARFENPGSLPPYNFVPFGGGARICPGYEFAKIETLVTIHYLVTHFAWKLCCTDDFFSRDPMPAPTQGLPIQIIPRKPI; the protein is encoded by the exons ATGAACATTATCTTAACTATTTTCCTATTTCTTCTTCCATTCTTCCTCCTCTTGGTTCACAGGAGAAGGCCATCAAAAAGGGTTCCACCAGGATCCCTTGGATTACCGATCATCGGCCAAAGCCTTGGCATGCTAAGGGCAATGAGAACCAACACAGCAGAGAAATGGCTTGAGGAAAGAGTTCAAAAATATGGTCCTATCTCAAAGCTAAACCTCTTCGGCAAACCTACTGTGTTTATTTATGGACAGGCTGCTAACAAGTTTATATTTACCAGTGATGGCTCTGTCCTCAGTAACCAGCAGACACGATCAGTCAAGATGATTCTGGGCGAGCGTTGCCTTTTGGAACTCAATGGTGAAGATCATAAACGGGTTAGAGATGCTCTGGTATCATTCTTGAAGCCAGATTTTTTGAAGCGTTATGTTGGAAAGATGGAAGAAGAAGTCAGAATCCACCTTGAGACTTACTGGAAAGGCAAGCAAATAGTTAAG GTATTGCCTCTAATGAAGACACTCACCTTCGACATTATTTGCTCTCTCCTTTTCGGGCTTGAACGTGGAGCGCGAAGAGACCAAATGGTTCAATATTTCCAGCGGATGATAGAAGGGATGTGGTCAATCCCCATAAACTTGCCCTTTACGCGCTTCAACCGCAGCCTCAAGGCAAGCAAAGATGGCCAGAAAATGCTGAAACAACTTATTCGCGAGAAACAGTATGAGTTTGAGAATAACTTAGCTTCATCCCACCAGGACCTCATCACCTGCTTGCTCAGTATCCGCGGAGAGAACAACCAACAACTTATATCTGAAAATGAGATCATTCACAATGTCATGCTTATCATGGTTGCTGGACATGACACTTCATCCGTCCTGATAACTTTCATAGTAAGACTTTTAGCAAAGAATCCCAACATTCATGTAGCTGTCCTTAAAG AACAAGAAGAGATTGCACAGAGTAAGTCACCTGAGGAGTCCTTAACTTGGGAAGACCTTGGCAAGATGAAGTATACCTGGAGAGTGGCAATGGAGACGATGAGAATATTCCCTCCCATTTTTGGAGGCTTCAGGCAAACTGTAAAAGACATTGAGTACGGAGGCTACCTCATTCCTAAAGGATGGCAA ATATTCTGGGTAACGGCTAAAACACACCTGGACAGCAGCATTTTCCAAGAACCAGAGAAATTTGATCCAGCACGCTTTGAGAACCCCGGATCCTTGCCTCCTTACAACTTTGTTCCATTTGGAGGGGGAGCCCGTATATGTCCTGGATACGAGTTTGCGAAGATTGAAACTTTGGTCACAATCCATTATCTAGTAACACATTTCGCATGGAAGTTATGCTGTACAGATGATTTCTTCAGCAGGGACCCAATGCCAGCACCAACTCAAGGACTTCCCATTCAAATAATTCCCAGGAAACCTATctaa